Below is a genomic region from Spirochaetaceae bacterium.
AAAATTCGCGCTGGTTTTTTGCCCATCGTTTTGGTTTTAGCCGCGAAAGCTGGCGGCTTGGCTTAACCGAAACAATGATTTTTATGGGCGAACCGCTTAATCTTTCGGTGATTAGCCCTCTTTATTTATGGCACAATCTTTATATGGATAGCGCCGCTAATGTGGCCATCACCCTAGATTTTGAAAAGATTTTTACCAATCAAAATATTCGTCTTTACGCTGAATTTAGTTTAGATGATTTTCAGCTGCCGTGGGAGGCCATAGATAGCAACCCGCAGGCGATAGCTTTGTATCTAGGGGCCGATTGGCAAATATTTGATAACGGCGAACGGTTTACCGCCCCGCGCTTCGACCCTTTTGCTCAAACTATTACAATGGATAACTTTGCCTTTGATGGCGGCTTAGTCGTTACTTTGCAAGCTTTATGGGCCAGCCGCTTTATTTGGGGCCGGTCGCAAGAGTTGCCTCTAGGTAAATTTACTTTATTTAAAAATATCCACGATGGCAACAATGGTGTCATAGAACATTACTTGGCCTTTCCTTATGGCGGTGATAATATTTACCTTAAAGCCGGCGCCGAGTGGCAAAACAGCCAATTTTTTGTTACCGGCTCGTTAGGGGTACTGCTGCAAGGTAACGATGCCGCCAAAGTTACCGGTTACTTAAATCGCAATCACCCGGAGCCTCAAGCCGTACATATTTGGAGCGAGGAAACGGCCCGTAATTGGGCTTACAGCGGCTTAGCCCATACAATGTTACTGGTAAACAGCACGGTACATTACGCTTTAACTCATTATGCTTCGGCTTATACCAGCCTTAACAGCCGCCTTGTTTTAAACGATTTTAGCCAAAGCAGCGCCCTGTTCGAGCTGGGTGTCTTTTTAAGGTTTTAAATTTTACAACTAAAGATATTTTAGCTATAAAATAAATGAATAAAATAGTTGCTTAAATCCTCAAGTTATGTTAAGCTAAAAATTGCCGATAAATTATAAAGGAGCTAATGCAGTAACATGGCTATTAACTTTACCTCGCCCACTCGTAAAAAAAATAGTTATCTTACCTTTGTAGGTAAAGCTAAAAATAAAAATGCTAAAAAACCTTTAATGGCCATTTTTATGACTTTTATTAGTTTAGCTGCCATTATCGCCGTTGCTGTTAATTTAATCATTTCTTCTTTAATCCTCCCCGAAGAACTGGGGGCTTATAGCTTTACTTTTGCGCCGCCGGCTGTTTTTGAAATATTAGAGCAAAACAATATCCAACCCCGCTTAAGCGGTATGGAATTTAACTTAACCAGCGGCGAGGTATTATTTAATGCCATTAATAACCGTATTGATGACCGCTCCGGCGTTAATAGCGCTATTGCCGCCCTGCAAGGGGCTGTCAATTTAAGATTATTGCAGGTGGGGCAACCCGTTATCATCAGTTATGTTGATGGTATAAGCAGCGATACTTTGCACTCGGTTATTATCCCTCTGCGCAACAGCAACCGTGTAACGGCCCTTAGGCAGCCCGACGGCTCGTTTAAGGTAAGCGAAACCGTTAATTTAACTTTAACGCAACCAACTTTAAAGCAAGGGGTGGTGCGCACCAGCCTCTATCAAGCCGGCCTCGAGGTAGGGATACCGGCTAATCGTTTAGCCCAAATTTTTGATATTTTTGCCTTTTCGGTCGACTTCCAGCGTGATATTTTTGCCGGCGATGAGCTGGCCGTTATCTACGAAGAACTTGTTGACACACGCGGTAATGTGGTTGGTACCGGTAACCTACTGGCCGTTAAACTTACCACACGCGGCCAGCCGCGCCAAGCTTATAGCTTTGATGGCGATTTTTTTGATGAAAACGGCGAAAGTATCCGCCGCGCTTTACTATTAACCCCCGTGCAAGGCGGCCGCTTAACCAGCAGCTTCGGCACCAGACGCAACCCGATAAGCGGCTTTACCGAGCACCACCCG
It encodes:
- a CDS encoding M23 family metallopeptidase; translated protein: MAINFTSPTRKKNSYLTFVGKAKNKNAKKPLMAIFMTFISLAAIIAVAVNLIISSLILPEELGAYSFTFAPPAVFEILEQNNIQPRLSGMEFNLTSGEVLFNAINNRIDDRSGVNSAIAALQGAVNLRLLQVGQPVIISYVDGISSDTLHSVIIPLRNSNRVTALRQPDGSFKVSETVNLTLTQPTLKQGVVRTSLYQAGLEVGIPANRLAQIFDIFAFSVDFQRDIFAGDELAVIYEELVDTRGNVVGTGNLLAVKLTTRGQPRQAYSFDGDFFDENGESIRRALLLTPVQGGRLTSSFGTRRNPISGFTEHHPALDFAAPMGTPIMSAGDGVVVHRGWDARGYGNYVVVRHNNSYETLYAHMSRFNNLAPVGARVAQGQTIGYIGSTGQSTGPHVHYEIRRNGVRLNPAVAVANMPSGRSLTAGERPVFIEHIHDLAAQLNP